The Triticum aestivum cultivar Chinese Spring chromosome 3A, IWGSC CS RefSeq v2.1, whole genome shotgun sequence genome includes a region encoding these proteins:
- the LOC123057011 gene encoding leucine-rich repeat receptor protein kinase HPCA1, whose protein sequence is MAHQRHVIPIGSENGDIEKVSAAVDAVGQYTLAALQSFISGWQDFPSNWKASNDPCGTPWDGVMCDKGRVTSLDLSYNIGIGGSLPDAIGNLKKLKTLILAGCSFTGGIQELGNLPQLLFLALNSNNFTGGIPPSFGLLSNLFWLDLADNQLSGPIPISSGGSPGLDLLTHTKHFHFNKNQLSGSLAGLFNSSMILEHILFDHNQLSGPIPPELGGIATLKIIRLDRNNFTGEVPANISKLDNLNLLNLANNQLNGTIPDLSSLSKLNVVDLSNNLFDPSVAPNWFSTLQSLTSVAIESGGLSGPVPKRLFTLSNLQRVILSNNALNETLEMTGNITQQLKIVNLLNNRIFAVNITPSYNKTLVLVGNPVCLDSDSSSRFFCSLQQEGLISYSTNITQCGSTTCSGDQSLDPATCSCAYPYTGKMIFRAPLFADPSDRTTFQQLETSLWKELGLHPGAVFLSDIYFSSDDYLQVQVSLFPSTGTSFATSELIRIGFAFSNQTYKPPNIFGPYYFIGDTYVSFSGGAGSGKSQMSKRAIAGTAVGCSFLLLALMSGATFAILKKRRPEQSSGRANPFASWGVAQKDSGGAPQLKGARFFSFDELKNCTNNFSENHEIGSGGYGKVYKGTIEDGTGVAIKRAEYGSKQGAVEFKNEIELLSRVHHRNLVSLIGFCYEQGEQMLVYEYVSNGTLRENLQARGIYLDWKKRLRIALGSARGLAYLHELADPPIIHRDIKSTNILLDDNLKAKVADFGLSKLVADTEKGHVSTQVKGTLGYLDPEYYMTQQLSEKSDVYSFGVVMLELLSARLPITKGRYIVREFRIAIDPNEHDYYGLQGIIDPAIHDAAKSAGFRRFVQLAMECVEESASKRPTMSSVVKEIETMLHNEGLSSSGSSVTEFEHAGQATGGPYGGAVVVTGSSSSSSIISEEPSRSHRGTRH, encoded by the exons ATGGCACATCAAAGACAT GTAATCCCCATAGGCTCTGAGAATGGAGACATTGAGAAAGTTTCTGCTGCTGTTGATGCTGTTGGCCAGTATACCT TGGCTGCTCTCCAGTCTTTCATCAGTGGATGGCAGGACTTCCCATCAAACTGGAAAGCATCAAATGATCCATGTGGTACACCATGGGACGGGGTTATGTGCGACAAGGGGCGGGTGACGTCACT GGATCTCTCCTACAACATTGGAATTGGTGGCTCACTGCCTGATGCTATCGGGAATCTCAAGAAGCTTAAAACACT GATCTTGGCTGGCTGCAGCTTCACAGGAGGCATCCAAGAGTTAGGAAACTTGCCGCAGCTCTTGTTCTT GGCGCTGAATTCAAACAACTTCACAGGCGGAATTCCTCCATCGTTTGGTTTACTCTCAAACCTCTTTTGGCTAGACCTGGCAGATAACCAGCTTTCTGGACCTATTCCAATTTCCTCAGGTGGTTCTCCAGGACTTGACCTACTTACACACACCAAACATTT CCATTTTAACAAGAATCAGTTAAGTGGTAGTCTTGCTGGCCTCTTCAACTCTAGCATGATCCTCGAGCACAT ATTATTTGACCACAATCAATTGTCTGGTCCTATCCCGCCTGAGCTTGGTGGCATCGCAACCCTCAAAATCAT CCGATTAGACAGGAACAATTTCACAGGAGAAGTTCCAGCCAACATCAGCAAGCTAGACAACCTAAATCTCCT CAATTTAGCAAACAACCAGCTGAATGGGACAATACCAGATCTCAGTAGCCTGAGCAAACTAAACGTGGT GGACTTAAGCAACAATTTGTTCGATCCATCAGTAGCACCGAACTGGTTCTCAACTTTACAGTCTCTTACTTCAGT AGCAATAGAATCTGGAGGACTCTCCGGCCCAGTTCCCAAAAGGCTCTTCACCCTATCCAATCTGCAGCGAGT TATACTAAGCAACAACGCACTGAATGAAACACTAGAGATGACTGGCAACATCACCCAACAACTGAAGATTGTGAATCTCCTTAACAATCGCATATTTGCAGTCAACATAACACCAAGCTACAACAAGACCCTTGT ACTTGTGGGGAATCCTGTGTGCTTGGATTCAGATTCCTCGAGTCGCTTCTTTTGCAGCCTTCAGCAAGAGGGCCTGATATCATACAGCACCAATATAACCCAATGTGGTTCAACCACATGTTCCGGTGATCAAAGTCTAGACCCTGCAACTTGCAGTTGTGCCTATCCTTACACAGGCAAGATGATCTTCAGAGCGCCATTGTTCGCTGACCCGAGTGACAGAACGACTTTTCAGCAACTGGAAACTAGTCTCTGGAAAGAGCTGGGACTGCACCCTGGTGCAGTTTTCCTTTCTGATATCTATTTCAGCAGTGATGACTACCTCCAAGTCCAAGTGAGCCTCTTTCCATCAACAGGGACATCTTTTGCTACGTCAGAACTGATAAGGATTGGCTTTGCTTTTAGCAACCAAACTTATAAGCCACCAAATATTTTTGGACCTTATTACTTCATTGGAGATACATATGTCTCATTTTCAG GTGGTGCTGGCAGTGGGAAATCTCAAATGAGCAAACGTGCTATAGCTGGAACTGCAGTAGGCTGCAGTTTTCTTCTGCTTGCCCTAATGTCCGGGGCGACATTTGCTATACTGAAAAAGAGAAGGCCAGAACAATCATCAGGACGAGCAAATCCATTCG CTTCATGGGGAGTTGCTCAAAAAGATAGTGGAGGTGCTCCACAGCTCAAAGGAGCCAGGTTCTTCTCTTTTGATGAACTGAAGAACTGCACCAACAATTTCTCAGAAAATCATGAAATAGGATCAGGAGGCTACGGAAAG GTTTACAAGGGAACGATTGAAGATGGAACAGGTGTTGCAATAAAAAGAGCGGAGTATGGATCAAAGCAAGGTGCGGTGGAGTTCAAGAATGAGATTGAACTGCTGTCCAGGGTTCATCACAGGAACCTAGTAAGCCTGATAGGATTTTGCTATGAACAAGGGGAGCAGATGCTGGTGTACGAATATGTTTCTAATGGTACATTGCGAGAGAACTTGCAAG CAAGGGGAATTTACCTGGACTGGAAGAAGAGGCTCAGGATTGCTCTTGGCTCAGCTAGAGGACTAGCGTATCTTCACGAACTTGCTGATCCACCTATTATCCACAGAGATATCAAGTCCACAAATATCCTTTTGGATGACAATCTTAAAGCAAAGGTTGCTGATTTTGGTCTGTCGAAGCTAGTTGCGGATACCGAAAAGGGACACGTTTCTACTCAAGTCAAGGGAACACTT GGCTATCTGGACCCCGAGTACTACATGACGCAGCAGCTATCGGAGAAGAGCGACGTCTACAGCTTCGGTGTCGTCATGCTTGAGCTACTAAGCGCCAGGTTGCCCATAACAAAGGGCAGATACATCGTCCGGGAGTTCAGGATTGCCATAGATCCCAACGAGCACGACTACTACGGCTTGCAGGGCATCATCGACCCGGCCATCCACGACGCCGCCAAGTCCGCCGGGTTCAGAAGGTTCGTGCAGCTGGCCATGGAGTGTGTGGAGGAGTCGGCTTCAAAACGGCCCACGATGAGCTCGGTGGTGAAGGAAATCGAGACGATGCTCCACAATGAGGGCCTGAGCTCATCCGGCTCGTCTGTCACGGAGTTCGAGCACGCAGGGCAAGCCACCGGAGGCCCATACGGCGGTGCGGTGGTTGTGACCGgatcgagcagcagcagcagcatcatatCGGAAGAACCATCCCGGTCCCACCGTGGAACTCGGCACTAA